A genomic segment from Triticum dicoccoides isolate Atlit2015 ecotype Zavitan chromosome 1A, WEW_v2.0, whole genome shotgun sequence encodes:
- the LOC119270321 gene encoding NDR1/HIN1-like protein 6, giving the protein MADHQRQRIHPVDLEAGQPRPSAPLVPPGSSFRSDKGDPAAAPDRRPPHHQPLPPPKRRRGCCCRFICCVLVTVILLAVLAAVALGALYLVFQPKAPHYSVDRLSVSQFQVDPTLTASARFDVTVTAANPNSRIGIFYERGSSLSVWYDTHRLAQGALPAFYQGRRNTTVLGVVMAGQAQLGSAVVAALRDEQQTGAVPLVFRADVPVRVELGSLKLWTVTSRVRCDLVVDSLLNASSQIKIKASNCKFSLKL; this is encoded by the coding sequence ATGGCGGATCACCAGAGGCAGAGGATCCACCCGGTGGACCTGGAGGCGGGCCAGCCGAGGCCCTCGGCGCCGCTGGTGCCGCCGGGGAGCTCGTTCCGGTCCGACAAGGGCGACCCTGCCGCGGCCCCGGACAGGAGGCCGCCGCACCACCAGCCGCTGCCCCCGCcgaagcggcgcaggggctgctgCTGCCGCTTCATCTGCTGCGTCCTGGTGACCGTCATCCTGCTCGCCGTCCTCGCCGCGGTGGCCCTGGGCGCGCTCTACCTGGTGTTCCAGCCCAAGGCGCCCCACTACTCGGTGGACCGGCTGTCGGTGTCGCAGTTCCAGGTGGACCCGACCCTCACGGCGAGCGCGCGGTTCGACGTCACGGTGACGGCGGCGAACCCCAACAGCCGCATCGGCATCTTCTACGAGCGCGGGTCCAGCCTGAGCGTGTGGTACGACACCCACCGGCTCGCCCAGGGCGCGCTCCCGGCCTTCTACCAGGGCCGCCGCAACACGACGGTGCTGGGCGTGGTAATGGCCGGGCAGGCGCAGCTGGGCagcgcggtggtggcggcgctgcGCGACGAGCAGCAGACGGGCGCCGTGCCGCTGGTGTTCCGCGCCGACGTGCCCGTGCGGGTGGAGCTCGGCAGCCTCAAGCTGTGGACGGTCACGTCCAGGGTGCGCTGCGACCTCGTCGTCGACAGCCTCCTCAACGCCAGCAGCCAGATCAAGATCAAGGCCAGCAACTGCAAGTTCAGCTTGAAGCTGTGA